The proteins below come from a single Parazoarcus communis genomic window:
- a CDS encoding DUF1992 domain-containing protein, producing the protein MSIFEILAEQRIADAIRRGELDNLPGAGRPLVFDDELFLSGEQRMINRVLKNAGFTPPEVRLRKELADLREALARHPDDERRELLQRELNMVLLRLGALRRH; encoded by the coding sequence ATGTCGATTTTCGAGATCCTCGCCGAACAGCGCATCGCGGACGCAATCCGTCGCGGCGAGCTGGACAACCTGCCCGGCGCGGGGCGTCCGCTCGTGTTCGACGACGAACTCTTTCTGTCCGGCGAACAGCGCATGATCAACCGGGTGCTCAAGAACGCCGGATTCACCCCGCCCGAGGTGCGACTGCGCAAGGAACTGGCCGATCTGCGGGAAGCGCTTGCACGGCACCCCGATGACGAACGGCGTGAGCTGCTTCAGCGCGAGCTGAACATGGTGCTGCTCAGACTGGGCGCACTGCGCCGCCACTGA
- the gtfA gene encoding sucrose phosphorylase — protein MALKNKVQLIAYPNRIGTHLNDLADFIEQHLGKAIGGLHLLPPFPSNADGGFSPLTHKEIDPVFGDWADVERIASHYDVCLDLILNHISDQSREFQDFKKKGKASEFAALFVDVDALGEIGPDDLAKIHIRKEKEPFRDVTFADGTHGRVWCTFSESQIDLDYNAEETYAMMTDTITFLGERGVKLLRLDAFGYTTKKIGTSCFLVEPDVWRILEWFRKTAAERGIEIMPEVHDHPSYQYAIARRGMWAYAFALPPLLLHALMDLNSSYLKSWLRMCPHNQVTVLDTHDGICIPDVEDILPRYHVEAVIKNVSDRSADPILRRSAANAHSVGAIYQLTCTFFEAVQCNDDAYIAARAIQMFAPGIPQVYYVGLLAGRNDFELMEKTGEARDINRHYYTVDEAVAALGSEVAQRQCKLMELRSTHPAFDGEFELHYSNDSSVSMGWRNGPHSALVFVDLNFRTATVTCTDPDTGHEISYRV, from the coding sequence ATGGCGCTCAAAAACAAGGTGCAGCTCATTGCCTATCCGAACCGGATCGGCACCCACCTGAACGATCTTGCCGATTTCATCGAACAGCATCTGGGCAAGGCGATCGGCGGACTGCACCTGCTGCCCCCCTTTCCGTCGAATGCCGACGGCGGCTTCTCGCCCCTGACGCACAAGGAGATCGATCCGGTCTTCGGCGACTGGGCGGACGTTGAGCGCATCGCAAGCCATTACGACGTCTGCCTCGACCTGATCCTGAACCACATCTCGGATCAGTCGCGTGAGTTTCAGGACTTCAAGAAGAAGGGCAAGGCCTCCGAATTTGCGGCGCTGTTCGTCGATGTCGATGCGCTGGGCGAAATCGGCCCTGACGATCTCGCCAAGATCCACATCCGCAAGGAGAAGGAACCCTTCCGCGACGTCACCTTCGCGGACGGCACGCATGGCCGCGTGTGGTGCACCTTCAGCGAGAGCCAGATCGACCTCGACTACAATGCCGAGGAAACCTACGCGATGATGACCGACACCATCACCTTCCTCGGCGAACGTGGTGTCAAGCTGCTGCGACTTGACGCCTTCGGTTACACCACCAAGAAGATCGGCACCAGCTGCTTCCTGGTCGAACCGGACGTGTGGCGCATTCTGGAATGGTTCCGCAAGACCGCCGCCGAACGTGGCATCGAAATCATGCCCGAAGTCCACGACCACCCGAGCTACCAGTACGCGATTGCCCGCCGCGGCATGTGGGCCTACGCCTTCGCCCTGCCGCCCCTGCTACTGCACGCGCTGATGGACCTCAACAGCAGCTATCTCAAGTCCTGGCTGCGGATGTGCCCGCACAATCAGGTCACCGTGCTCGACACCCACGACGGCATCTGCATCCCCGACGTCGAGGACATCCTGCCGCGCTACCACGTCGAAGCGGTGATCAAGAACGTCTCCGACCGCAGCGCCGACCCCATCCTGCGCCGCTCGGCGGCCAATGCCCACAGCGTCGGCGCCATCTACCAGCTCACCTGCACCTTCTTCGAAGCCGTGCAGTGCAATGACGACGCCTATATTGCGGCGCGCGCGATCCAGATGTTCGCGCCCGGCATCCCGCAGGTCTATTACGTCGGCCTGCTGGCCGGTCGCAACGACTTCGAGCTGATGGAGAAAACCGGCGAGGCGCGCGACATCAACCGCCACTACTACACCGTGGACGAAGCGGTCGCAGCCCTCGGCAGTGAAGTCGCCCAGCGCCAGTGCAAGCTGATGGAGCTGCGCTCGACGCACCCGGCCTTCGACGGCGAATTCGAACTGCATTATTCGAACGACTCCAGCGTCTCGATGGGCTGGCGCAATGGCCCACACAGTGCGCTGGTATTTGTGGACCTGAACTTCCGCACCGCCACCGTGACCTGTACCGACCCGGACACCGGCCACGAGATCAGCTACCGGGTCTGA
- a CDS encoding c-type cytochrome gives MLRLFVSSLFMVLALAACNQQVEDTGPGQPVKHRQDAFKAMLRAFEPMGVMLRDKQYDAGKFAELSADLVARREAPWAYFTADTLYPPTKAKAAVWERADEFERERQTFFDATDALLAAAQTRELEQVGPAYEKVYDSCKSCHNDFKKK, from the coding sequence ATGCTGCGATTGTTTGTTTCGTCCCTTTTCATGGTGCTTGCCCTTGCCGCCTGTAATCAGCAGGTGGAGGATACCGGGCCGGGGCAGCCGGTGAAGCATCGCCAGGACGCGTTCAAGGCGATGCTCCGCGCGTTTGAGCCGATGGGCGTCATGCTTCGCGACAAACAGTACGACGCCGGGAAGTTCGCCGAGCTGTCTGCCGATCTGGTGGCGCGCCGGGAAGCCCCGTGGGCCTACTTCACCGCCGATACGCTCTATCCGCCGACCAAGGCCAAGGCCGCGGTGTGGGAGCGCGCAGATGAATTCGAGCGCGAGCGTCAGACCTTCTTCGATGCGACCGACGCGCTGCTTGCCGCGGCACAGACGCGCGAGCTTGAGCAGGTCGGGCCCGCTTACGAAAAGGTGTACGACAGTTGCAAGTCCTGCCACAACGACTTCAAGAAAAAGTGA
- a CDS encoding diguanylate cyclase, whose translation MLKPGRIAIFVLFCLRRVRVAAMRSALASGLLWIALMSVSPAHAQGVALDSLTSEPLGRAGAVMLEHGGAFSAEEALELQRQGAFERPGVAVPKFGIGSQPVWFHLAVDNRGGHAVSRRLLAGASWIERLDVFIVRGGVPVSQWVAGDGDASRRHPLGSLGYAFDHDFEPGITEILLRAETADPLVLPVRLLSPDAATAAMRLQDYGYGMVYGFLLALIAYNAMLYAGLRDSSHLNYALYLATFILLNISYSGRGYEWLWPESVIFQQYVTLVLMVLFGCAGLRFASSFLELGRLHPQAERGVRVLMRIGLGAIALTVVMQSQAAAAVVAFVFVLAFSVLMVGLGVLSLRHGRRPASYFLAGAVVAMAGAAVTATSVWAGLPYSEAFFHAAELGMVLEGSLLALALAYRMRLVQAARTEAEHLSRIDPLTGLLNRRAFLGLAEGVWSTAVRKGRPLSIILIDLDHFKAINDTYGHETGDRALMAVAGALNRNCRRGDISARWGGEEFILLLPETSAEQARTMAIRLLSDIRAMSVADQVGAACLSASLGVVERRQHEVLEALIREADGCMYEAKRAGRGCVCGVSPAGGDAALAAD comes from the coding sequence ATGCTGAAGCCGGGCCGCATTGCCATCTTTGTGCTGTTTTGCCTGCGTCGTGTGCGTGTCGCAGCGATGCGGTCGGCGCTGGCGTCCGGCCTCCTGTGGATTGCATTGATGAGTGTGTCGCCCGCCCATGCGCAGGGCGTCGCGCTGGACAGCCTGACGTCCGAACCACTCGGGCGTGCGGGTGCCGTGATGCTTGAGCATGGCGGTGCGTTCTCCGCGGAGGAGGCCCTGGAACTGCAGCGGCAGGGCGCGTTCGAGCGTCCCGGGGTGGCGGTTCCCAAGTTTGGTATCGGATCGCAGCCGGTGTGGTTTCACCTGGCCGTCGACAATCGTGGCGGTCATGCCGTGTCCCGGCGACTGCTGGCGGGAGCATCCTGGATCGAGCGCCTCGACGTCTTCATCGTGCGCGGCGGGGTGCCTGTCTCGCAGTGGGTTGCGGGCGATGGCGACGCGAGCCGCCGTCATCCGCTGGGCAGTCTGGGCTACGCCTTCGATCACGACTTCGAGCCGGGAATCACCGAGATCCTGTTGCGTGCCGAGACCGCCGACCCGCTGGTGTTGCCGGTTCGCCTGTTGAGTCCGGATGCCGCGACGGCGGCAATGCGCTTGCAGGACTACGGCTACGGCATGGTGTATGGCTTCCTGCTGGCGCTGATTGCCTACAACGCGATGCTCTACGCCGGACTGCGGGACAGCAGTCACCTGAACTACGCGCTTTATCTCGCCACCTTCATCCTGCTCAATATCTCCTACTCGGGGCGCGGCTATGAATGGCTGTGGCCGGAGAGTGTCATCTTCCAGCAGTACGTCACGCTGGTGCTGATGGTGCTGTTTGGCTGTGCCGGGCTGCGCTTTGCCTCCAGCTTTCTTGAGCTCGGACGGCTGCATCCGCAGGCCGAGCGTGGTGTGCGCGTCCTCATGCGGATCGGGTTGGGGGCCATTGCACTCACTGTCGTCATGCAATCGCAGGCTGCGGCAGCGGTGGTGGCGTTTGTTTTCGTGCTCGCTTTCTCGGTGCTGATGGTCGGGCTCGGCGTGCTGAGCCTGCGCCACGGGCGGCGGCCGGCCAGTTATTTCCTGGCCGGTGCGGTGGTGGCGATGGCGGGGGCTGCGGTGACCGCGACGAGTGTGTGGGCCGGCTTGCCGTACTCCGAAGCCTTCTTTCATGCCGCGGAACTGGGCATGGTGCTCGAGGGCAGCCTGCTGGCGCTGGCCCTGGCTTACCGCATGCGCCTGGTTCAGGCTGCACGCACCGAGGCCGAGCATCTGTCACGCATCGATCCGCTGACCGGCTTGCTGAACCGGCGCGCCTTTCTCGGCCTGGCCGAGGGGGTGTGGAGTACGGCGGTGCGCAAGGGGCGCCCGCTGTCGATCATCCTGATCGACCTCGACCATTTCAAGGCAATCAACGATACCTACGGGCATGAAACCGGTGATCGGGCGCTGATGGCGGTTGCCGGCGCCCTGAACCGCAACTGCCGGCGCGGAGACATCTCCGCACGGTGGGGCGGCGAGGAGTTCATCCTGCTGTTGCCGGAAACCAGTGCGGAGCAGGCCCGCACAATGGCCATCCGCCTGCTGTCGGATATCCGCGCCATGTCGGTTGCGGATCAGGTCGGTGCCGCCTGTCTGTCGGCCAGCCTCGGGGTTGTCGAGCGCAGGCAGCATGAGGTGCTCGAAGCCCTGATCCGCGAGGCCGACGGTTGCATGTACGAGGCCAAGCGCGCCGGACGCGGCTGTGTCTGCGGCGTGTCGCCTGCAGGCGGGGACGCCGCGCTCGCAGCCGATTGA
- a CDS encoding ATP-dependent helicase, whose translation MTHSQTPSATPSDWLDRLNPAQREAVEFGIGHGSNETPGPLLVIAGAGSGKTNTLAHRVARLIVGGADPGRILLLTFSRRAADEMGRRVQRILGQAAADTPWLAQASLQWSGTFHGIGARLLREYAGRIGLDPAFTIHDREDSADLMNLARHEAGLSSRSKRFPQKNTCLAIYSAVVNTRAPLKDVLQSTFPWCAEWADDLKALFRAYVAAKQAQQVLDYDDLLLYWAHMVADPALAAEVGGLFQHVLVDEYQDTNHLQAEILLGMKPDGRGLTVVGDDAQSIYAFRGATVRNILDFPACFEPPAHRVTLEQNYRSTRPILDAANAVIAQAAERYSKDLWSERDSSARPQLVSVRDDADQAAYVVERALARREEGIRLKQQAVLFRAASHSARLEMELTRRNIPFVKFGGLKFLEAAHVKDVLALQRWAENLRDRVSGFRVVQLLAGIGPKTAGRILDNVCTAPEGCALLAEQPVPDAAQQAWNEFAALVEHLGRDDAPWPTSFELACRWYEAQMPRLYDDAAVRQGDIQQIGRIAATYPSRQRFLTELTLDPPSATSDEAGMPLLDEDYLILSTLHSAKGQEWNAVTVLNVVDGCIPSDIATRHTAEIEEERRLLYVGMTRAKDHLDLIVPQRFYVTQQQGMGDRHVYAGRTRFIPNRLLPHFEQHTWPEPPPELRGTPASRQAALDLAAKMRGMWD comes from the coding sequence ATGACCCATTCCCAGACTCCGTCCGCCACGCCTTCAGACTGGCTCGACCGCCTCAACCCCGCCCAGCGCGAAGCGGTGGAATTTGGCATCGGTCACGGCAGCAACGAGACTCCCGGCCCGCTGCTGGTCATTGCCGGTGCCGGCTCGGGCAAGACCAACACCCTGGCCCACCGTGTTGCACGCCTGATCGTCGGCGGAGCCGACCCTGGACGCATTCTGCTGCTCACTTTCTCGCGCCGCGCAGCGGACGAGATGGGACGGCGGGTGCAACGCATTCTCGGTCAGGCGGCAGCCGACACGCCCTGGCTGGCGCAAGCCAGCCTGCAATGGTCGGGCACCTTCCACGGCATCGGCGCACGCCTGCTGCGCGAGTACGCGGGGCGCATCGGGCTGGACCCAGCATTCACCATCCACGACCGCGAAGACTCCGCCGACCTGATGAACCTCGCCCGTCACGAGGCGGGGCTCTCATCACGCAGCAAACGCTTCCCGCAGAAGAACACCTGTCTCGCAATCTATTCGGCAGTGGTCAATACGCGTGCGCCGCTGAAGGACGTGCTGCAATCGACCTTTCCGTGGTGCGCAGAGTGGGCGGACGACCTGAAAGCCCTGTTCCGCGCCTACGTCGCCGCCAAGCAGGCGCAGCAGGTGCTCGATTACGACGACCTGCTGCTGTACTGGGCGCACATGGTGGCCGATCCGGCGCTGGCAGCAGAGGTCGGCGGCCTGTTCCAGCATGTGCTGGTGGATGAATACCAGGACACCAACCACCTGCAGGCCGAGATCCTGCTGGGCATGAAGCCGGACGGGCGTGGCCTCACCGTGGTCGGCGACGATGCGCAGTCGATCTACGCCTTTCGCGGCGCCACGGTGCGCAACATCCTCGACTTTCCCGCCTGCTTCGAGCCGCCCGCCCATCGCGTGACGCTGGAACAGAACTACCGCTCCACCCGCCCCATCCTCGACGCGGCCAATGCGGTGATCGCGCAGGCGGCGGAGCGCTACAGCAAGGATCTGTGGTCCGAGCGCGACAGCAGCGCCCGGCCGCAACTGGTGTCGGTGCGCGACGATGCCGATCAGGCCGCTTACGTGGTCGAACGCGCGCTCGCCCGCCGTGAGGAAGGCATCCGGCTCAAGCAGCAGGCGGTGCTGTTCCGCGCCGCCAGCCACAGCGCCCGGCTGGAGATGGAGCTGACCCGGCGCAACATCCCCTTCGTGAAGTTCGGCGGGCTCAAGTTTCTCGAAGCCGCCCACGTCAAGGACGTGCTCGCGCTGCAGCGCTGGGCAGAGAACCTGCGCGACCGCGTTTCCGGTTTCAGGGTCGTGCAGTTGCTGGCCGGCATCGGCCCCAAGACCGCCGGTCGCATCCTCGACAACGTGTGTACCGCGCCCGAGGGCTGCGCCCTGCTCGCCGAACAGCCGGTACCCGATGCGGCTCAGCAGGCGTGGAACGAGTTCGCCGCGCTGGTCGAACACCTCGGCCGTGACGATGCACCGTGGCCGACCAGCTTCGAGCTGGCCTGCCGCTGGTACGAAGCGCAAATGCCACGCCTGTACGACGATGCGGCCGTGCGCCAGGGCGACATCCAGCAGATCGGCCGCATTGCCGCCACCTATCCCAGCCGGCAGCGCTTTCTCACCGAGCTTACGCTCGACCCGCCCAGCGCCACCAGCGACGAAGCCGGCATGCCGTTGCTCGACGAGGACTACCTGATCCTGTCCACCCTGCACTCGGCCAAGGGTCAGGAATGGAATGCAGTCACCGTGCTCAACGTGGTGGATGGCTGCATTCCGTCCGACATCGCCACCCGCCACACGGCCGAGATCGAAGAAGAGCGCCGCCTGCTCTATGTCGGCATGACGCGCGCAAAGGACCACCTCGACCTCATCGTGCCGCAGCGTTTCTATGTCACCCAGCAGCAGGGCATGGGCGACCGTCATGTGTATGCCGGGCGCACCCGCTTCATTCCCAACCGCCTGCTGCCGCACTTCGAACAGCACACCTGGCCGGAACCGCCTCCGGAACTGCGCGGCACGCCCGCATCGCGTCAGGCTGCACTCGATCTGGCCGCGAAAATGCGCGGCATGTGGGACTGA
- a CDS encoding group III truncated hemoglobin: MSEAPAVTEAQIAELVQVFYDRARLDDDLGPVFNNAVGDWDHHLAIVTDFWSNALLGTKRYAGHPFPVHMRLPITREHFSQWLALFREAAEEILPPETAKLAIGRAEFMAKSFRAGLFPFDPVVPSSATRSKDTPA, from the coding sequence ATGTCCGAAGCACCTGCCGTCACCGAAGCCCAGATCGCCGAACTCGTGCAGGTTTTCTACGATCGGGCCCGGCTGGATGACGACCTCGGCCCGGTGTTCAACAACGCCGTCGGTGACTGGGATCACCACCTCGCCATCGTTACCGACTTCTGGTCCAACGCCCTGCTCGGCACCAAGCGCTACGCCGGCCATCCATTCCCGGTGCACATGCGCCTGCCGATCACACGCGAGCACTTCAGCCAGTGGCTGGCGCTGTTCCGCGAAGCCGCCGAAGAGATCCTGCCCCCCGAAACCGCCAAGCTCGCCATCGGCCGCGCCGAATTCATGGCAAAGAGCTTTCGGGCGGGCCTGTTTCCCTTCGATCCGGTCGTCCCATCGTCAGCGACCCGATCAAAAGACACCCCGGCCTGA
- a CDS encoding alpha/beta fold hydrolase: protein MDTLTADDGETIHLRISGQGRPLVLLHGWTSSHRDWTPFIEPLAAHFRIFRWDARGHGGHAPLTTTVPTVQRMAQDLHLLLAHYDARDAVVVGHSMGALTLWQYVRDFGCERLGGAVILDQSPRLLTDLNWTLGVYGDFDAQRNEAFMAALRKDFAEAVLRLVADGRNAAAAQAYAENTEGIQAMRQRLRKLAPAPLIACWDSLTAADYRPVLAQMNIPTLLIYGGESNFYSTATAEYVASHLPNAKLHIYEGVDHAPHLWKRDAFIDDLLEFAGMSTRV, encoded by the coding sequence ATGGACACGCTGACCGCCGACGACGGCGAAACCATCCACTTGCGCATTTCCGGCCAGGGGCGCCCGCTGGTGCTGCTGCACGGCTGGACCTCGAGCCACCGCGACTGGACGCCTTTCATCGAGCCGCTGGCGGCGCACTTCCGCATCTTTCGCTGGGACGCCCGTGGCCACGGCGGGCACGCGCCGCTGACCACCACGGTGCCGACCGTGCAGCGGATGGCGCAGGATCTGCACCTCCTGCTGGCACACTACGATGCGCGCGACGCGGTTGTTGTCGGTCACTCGATGGGCGCGCTCACGCTGTGGCAGTACGTGCGCGACTTCGGCTGCGAGCGACTGGGCGGTGCAGTCATTCTCGACCAGTCTCCACGCCTGCTGACCGACTTGAACTGGACTCTCGGTGTCTATGGCGATTTCGACGCGCAGCGCAATGAAGCCTTCATGGCTGCGCTACGCAAGGATTTTGCCGAAGCGGTACTGCGCCTGGTGGCAGACGGCCGGAACGCAGCGGCTGCACAGGCTTATGCGGAGAATACCGAGGGCATCCAGGCCATGCGTCAGCGCCTGCGAAAGCTGGCACCCGCCCCCCTGATCGCCTGCTGGGACAGCCTGACCGCAGCCGACTATCGCCCGGTGCTGGCACAGATGAACATTCCGACCTTGCTGATCTACGGCGGCGAGAGCAATTTCTACTCGACCGCCACCGCCGAGTACGTGGCCAGCCATCTGCCGAACGCGAAACTGCACATCTACGAGGGCGTGGATCATGCCCCGCACCTGTGGAAGCGCGATGCGTTCATCGACGATCTGCTCGAGTTCGCGGGGATGAGCACACGCGTCTGA